Proteins encoded together in one Nitrospirota bacterium window:
- a CDS encoding YjbQ family protein, whose product MENGLVTVFCPGSTGAVTTIEYESGVLMDLRDAIERIVPSGPDLRA is encoded by the coding sequence ATGGAGAACGGGCTGGTAACGGTCTTTTGTCCCGGCTCGACCGGGGCTGTTACAACTATAGAATACGAATCCGGTGTGCTCATGGACCTGCGGGATGCCATCGAGAGGATTGTTCCATCCGGCCCTGACCTACGAGCATGA
- a CDS encoding YjbQ family protein, whose protein sequence is MPSRGLFHPALTYEHDRRWGDGNGFSHVRAALMKPSLTIPLIKGSLTLGTWQQIVFIDFDNRGRKRDIIVHVTGE, encoded by the coding sequence ATGCCATCGAGAGGATTGTTCCATCCGGCCCTGACCTACGAGCATGACAGGCGCTGGGGTGACGGCAACGGCTTCTCACACGTAAGGGCTGCACTCATGAAACCGTCGCTCACCATTCCCCTCATCAAGGGAAGCCTTACCCTGGGAACATGGCAACAGATAGTCTTTATTGATTTTGATAACAGGGGAAGGAAGAGGGATATAATTGTACATGTTACAGGGGAGTAG
- a CDS encoding hydrogenase small subunit: MGIVSKRDGSSEDTIYEALKKKGVSRRDFMKFCTLMTATLALPVTFVSQIAEALEQKKKPYMLWLEFQDCAGDTEALLRASKPTVAEILLDILAVEYHETIMAAAGFQAEKSLMDVVREQKGKYIAVVEGSIPLKDGGVYCCIGGKAASDIVKEVCTDAMATIAVGTCATYGGLPAANPNPTGAVSVTKAVPGIPVLNLPGCPANAENITATIVHFLTFGSLPPLDSIGRPLFAYGKRIHDNCERRASFDAGQLVRQWGDEGHRKGWCLYEMGCKGPESFQNCPIVKYNEGTSWPVQAGHGCIGCAEPAFWDKMTPFYRRLPPPPGFGVESTADKVGAGLAAATGVALVAHGIGRMLSGRKKDD, from the coding sequence ATGGGGATAGTGTCAAAAAGAGACGGCTCATCTGAGGATACGATTTATGAGGCCCTGAAGAAAAAGGGGGTTTCGCGAAGGGATTTTATGAAATTCTGTACCCTGATGACAGCCACGCTTGCACTGCCTGTTACATTTGTCTCCCAGATAGCCGAAGCCCTTGAGCAGAAAAAGAAACCATATATGCTGTGGCTTGAGTTTCAGGACTGTGCAGGTGACACAGAGGCCCTGCTGAGGGCAAGCAAGCCAACGGTTGCTGAAATCCTCCTGGATATACTCGCTGTGGAGTATCATGAGACAATCATGGCCGCTGCAGGATTTCAGGCAGAGAAATCCCTGATGGATGTTGTCAGAGAGCAGAAGGGCAAGTATATCGCAGTGGTAGAAGGCTCTATTCCCTTAAAGGATGGTGGTGTTTATTGCTGCATCGGTGGTAAGGCAGCAAGTGATATAGTCAAAGAGGTCTGTACTGATGCTATGGCCACAATAGCCGTGGGAACATGTGCAACCTACGGTGGCCTACCTGCGGCAAATCCTAACCCTACGGGGGCAGTAAGTGTAACAAAGGCTGTTCCGGGCATACCTGTATTAAACCTTCCCGGTTGCCCTGCAAACGCAGAAAACATAACTGCAACAATAGTGCACTTCCTTACATTCGGCTCCCTGCCGCCCCTTGACAGCATTGGCAGACCCCTGTTTGCCTACGGCAAGAGGATTCACGACAACTGTGAACGAAGGGCCTCATTTGATGCCGGACAGCTTGTAAGGCAGTGGGGAGATGAAGGACACAGGAAAGGGTGGTGCCTCTACGAGATGGGATGTAAGGGGCCCGAGTCGTTCCAGAACTGTCCCATAGTAAAATACAACGAAGGTACAAGCTGGCCTGTGCAGGCAGGACACGGCTGTATAGGTTGTGCTGAACCGGCCTTCTGGGACAAGATGACCCCGTTCTACAGGCGGCTCCCTCCGCCGCCGGGATTCGGAGTGGAGTCCACGGCAGACAAGGTCGGCGCAGGACTTGCCGCTGCAACAGGTGTAGCGCTTGTGGCACACGGGATTGGACGAATGCTGTCAGGAAGAAAAAAAGACGATTGA
- the cybH gene encoding Ni/Fe-hydrogenase, b-type cytochrome subunit, producing MQQAERIRVYAWEFPVRLTHWINALCIVALSITGFYIGNPFMYAVSSKEYIMGWMRFIHFVTAYTLMMSIIIRIYWAFAGNRYANWRVWLPLTGKQWREIGAALKFYLFLSKKSPKAVGHTALAGVVYLFLFGLFIFQIVSGFALYSVNHQGALWTILGGWLTGIMHLQTIRLYHHLVMYVIAVFIIAHVYIAWYLDLSERNGLVGSIFSGDKFVSGKEWE from the coding sequence ATGCAACAAGCTGAAAGGATAAGAGTTTATGCATGGGAGTTTCCGGTCAGACTCACACACTGGATAAATGCGCTCTGCATAGTCGCCCTTTCCATCACCGGATTCTATATCGGCAATCCCTTCATGTATGCCGTATCTTCAAAAGAGTATATCATGGGCTGGATGAGATTTATTCATTTTGTAACAGCCTATACATTAATGATGAGTATTATTATAAGGATATACTGGGCCTTTGCAGGAAACAGGTATGCAAACTGGAGGGTCTGGCTGCCGCTGACAGGCAAACAGTGGAGAGAGATCGGGGCAGCCCTGAAGTTTTATTTATTCCTAAGTAAAAAATCACCCAAAGCAGTCGGCCATACAGCCCTTGCAGGAGTAGTCTATCTCTTTCTGTTCGGTCTCTTTATCTTTCAGATAGTCTCCGGATTTGCCCTCTACTCAGTTAACCATCAGGGCGCTTTATGGACAATCCTCGGTGGCTGGCTTACAGGGATAATGCATCTTCAGACAATAAGGCTCTACCACCACCTCGTCATGTACGTAATTGCCGTCTTTATCATTGCACATGTATACATTGCCTGGTATCTTGACCTCAGTGAACGCAACGGCCTGGTGGGCTCCATCTTCAGCGGGGACAAGTTTGTTTCAGGGAAAGAATGGGAGTAG
- a CDS encoding HyaD/HybD family hydrogenase maturation endopeptidase — translation MGVETAVVGIGNILLSDDGVGVFVLNELKRRSELPGNVELIDGGTMGLDLLPFIEGKERVIFIDAVDFKAEPGTVGELNNNEIPHYFSSKLSVHQIALPDMIAAGQLLGIMPEEMCLIGIQPRTIETGYGLSPEIERQVDTLIEKVINKLSGWGTVLN, via the coding sequence ATGGGAGTAGAGACTGCTGTAGTCGGTATCGGAAACATACTCCTCAGTGACGATGGAGTGGGGGTTTTCGTACTTAACGAATTAAAGAGAAGAAGTGAGCTTCCCGGCAATGTTGAGTTGATCGACGGCGGGACAATGGGACTCGACCTCCTGCCCTTTATTGAAGGAAAAGAGCGGGTTATCTTCATAGATGCCGTAGACTTCAAGGCAGAACCAGGCACTGTCGGAGAGCTCAACAACAATGAGATACCCCATTACTTTTCATCAAAACTATCTGTTCACCAGATAGCCCTTCCTGATATGATAGCTGCAGGACAGTTGCTGGGAATAATGCCCGAGGAGATGTGCCTGATAGGAATACAACCCCGCACCATTGAAACAGGTTACGGCCTCAGTCCTGAAATAGAGAGGCAGGTTGACACTTTAATTGAAAAGGTCATAAACAAGCTCTCCGGGTGGGGAACTGTTTTGAATTGA
- a CDS encoding HypC/HybG/HupF family hydrogenase formation chaperone, translating to MCLAVPSKIIRINDLMATIDVMGARREISLMILPEEVKIGDYVLVHAGFAIQKVQEDVALDSLGLINEIVWQMEEER from the coding sequence ATGTGCCTTGCAGTTCCATCAAAAATAATCAGGATCAACGACCTCATGGCCACAATTGATGTCATGGGTGCAAGGCGCGAGATAAGCCTTATGATATTGCCTGAAGAGGTGAAGATAGGAGACTATGTCCTGGTCCATGCGGGATTTGCAATCCAGAAGGTTCAGGAAGATGTGGCCCTTGATTCACTGGGCCTCATCAACGAGATAGTCTGGCAGATGGAAGAGGAGCGCTAA
- a CDS encoding M28 family peptidase, with protein sequence MKNRILETIRALEGLRDGCYHYDVLQERASYIEREFVSAGFTVQRDELVFNGKSYRNIIATPFGMESKEEWVLTGAHYDAVVDSPGADDNASGVAVMLEAARSLGPRRGLKFVAFTLEEPQPHTIHFLIGSKHFVNRMKSMGQIYRAVLILESVGYISHEPESQLLPPLVRAPHVGDFIAVVGNKKADRIMKGFKESAERYVPELKVVTYRAPARGFLLPETRFSDHAPFWDAGYPAVMITDTAMFRNPNYHTPSDTTETLSPDFMAQVAEALIHTVEGF encoded by the coding sequence ATGAAGAACAGGATTCTTGAGACAATCAGGGCACTGGAGGGCTTGAGGGATGGTTGCTATCATTATGATGTCCTTCAAGAGAGGGCGTCATATATCGAGAGAGAGTTCGTATCAGCCGGCTTTACGGTCCAGCGGGATGAGCTTGTTTTTAATGGAAAGTCATACCGCAATATCATAGCAACACCCTTTGGCATGGAGAGCAAAGAGGAGTGGGTGCTGACAGGAGCCCACTATGATGCAGTGGTGGATAGTCCCGGAGCAGATGACAACGCATCCGGCGTGGCTGTCATGCTTGAGGCTGCAAGGAGTCTGGGACCGCGGAGGGGTCTGAAGTTTGTGGCCTTTACCCTTGAAGAACCACAGCCGCATACCATTCATTTCCTTATAGGAAGTAAACACTTTGTGAACAGGATGAAGTCCATGGGGCAGATTTACAGGGCTGTCCTGATCCTCGAATCAGTTGGATATATCAGCCATGAACCTGAAAGTCAGTTGCTGCCGCCCCTTGTCAGGGCACCGCATGTGGGTGACTTTATTGCTGTTGTGGGGAATAAGAAAGCCGACAGGATTATGAAGGGATTTAAGGAGTCAGCCGAACGGTATGTACCTGAACTCAAGGTCGTAACCTACAGGGCGCCTGCAAGGGGTTTTCTGCTTCCCGAGACCCGGTTCAGTGACCATGCACCCTTCTGGGATGCCGGATATCCGGCCGTTATGATAACGGATACCGCAATGTTCCGCAATCCCAACTACCATACACCGTCTGATACCACTGAAACACTTTCACCGGATTTTATGGCCCAGGTGGCAGAGGCCCTGATTCATACTGTAGAGGGATTTTAG
- a CDS encoding peptidylprolyl isomerase: MVQVKAGDTVRVHYSGFLDDGTVFDSSLEREPFELTLGQGMVIPGFEDAVVGMDVGDTKTVNIPTDQAYGPYRDELLVAVERSQVPPNIEPDVGMELQIRTPEGTVTNVTITEIDENSITLDANHPLAGKDLIFEIKLVEIV; encoded by the coding sequence ATGGTTCAGGTAAAGGCAGGAGATACGGTAAGGGTTCACTATAGCGGCTTTTTAGACGATGGTACGGTCTTTGATTCCTCTCTGGAGAGGGAACCTTTTGAGCTTACCCTGGGGCAGGGGATGGTAATTCCCGGTTTTGAAGATGCTGTTGTCGGGATGGATGTCGGTGATACAAAGACCGTTAATATCCCAACGGATCAGGCCTATGGTCCATACAGGGATGAACTGCTGGTTGCTGTTGAAAGGTCACAGGTGCCACCCAATATCGAGCCTGATGTAGGCATGGAACTTCAGATACGCACACCTGAGGGAACAGTTACCAATGTCACCATCACCGAGATAGACGAGAACTCCATTACCCTTGATGCTAATCACCCACTTGCCGGGAAAGATCTTATCTTTGAGATCAAACTTGTGGAGATAGTTTAG
- the rmuC gene encoding DNA recombination protein RmuC has translation MTDIVFFIIGLLSGGVIVWLLMRGKLSKETAALQSEHFNELAGIREGLKASEARIEELRSGILEKDRLIDEIRNELTAERTQRVEAATKLESSEKSLTEQKNLLETMKKELTDTFNALSSAALKSSSEDFLRLATEQLGKVAAETKGKLGEHQASINGLVKPLHEALRKYEAHIHSLESSRRQDYGSLNQQIKTLMTTHQQLQQETSKLVTALRKPQVSGSWGQLSLKRTAELAGMSANCDFFEQESVSTETGKLRPDMIVRLPNEREIVVDAKAPVDAYLKVISSTTEAERETALTNYVSQVRAHMNALGSKSYWDQFKKSPEMVVMFLPGESFFSAALEHDPALIEDGSIKKVILATPTTFIALLKAIAYGWQQAELTKHAQEISKLGKELYERFAVAMEHFSKTGTHLEKAVESYNYGVRSVESRLLHSVRRFKELGISSRKEVPVLEEIDERPRGIDIPESV, from the coding sequence ATGACGGATATAGTATTTTTTATTATCGGCCTCCTCTCGGGCGGAGTGATTGTCTGGCTCCTCATGAGGGGCAAACTCTCAAAAGAGACAGCCGCTTTACAGTCAGAACATTTCAATGAGCTGGCCGGAATAAGAGAGGGGCTTAAGGCCTCAGAGGCAAGGATTGAAGAGCTGAGGAGCGGAATACTTGAAAAGGATAGACTAATTGATGAGATCAGGAATGAATTAACTGCAGAGAGGACCCAGAGGGTGGAGGCCGCAACAAAACTTGAGTCATCGGAGAAAAGCCTCACAGAACAGAAAAACCTGCTTGAGACAATGAAGAAAGAGCTTACCGATACATTCAATGCCCTTTCCTCGGCAGCGCTGAAGAGCAGCAGCGAAGATTTCCTGAGGCTTGCCACTGAACAACTTGGAAAGGTTGCAGCAGAGACAAAGGGGAAGTTGGGAGAGCACCAGGCTTCAATAAACGGACTCGTTAAACCACTGCATGAAGCCCTCAGGAAATATGAAGCGCATATCCACTCCCTTGAGTCCAGCAGGCGGCAGGATTACGGCAGCCTGAACCAGCAGATAAAGACACTCATGACCACTCATCAACAACTGCAGCAGGAAACAAGCAAGCTGGTCACTGCATTGAGAAAACCGCAGGTCAGCGGTTCATGGGGACAGTTGTCCCTCAAAAGGACAGCAGAACTCGCAGGCATGTCCGCCAACTGTGACTTCTTTGAGCAGGAATCCGTAAGCACTGAAACCGGCAAGCTGAGGCCTGACATGATCGTAAGACTGCCGAATGAAAGAGAGATTGTGGTTGATGCAAAGGCGCCTGTGGATGCATACCTGAAGGTTATATCGAGCACTACGGAGGCGGAAAGAGAGACGGCTTTAACAAACTATGTAAGCCAGGTGCGTGCCCACATGAACGCACTCGGTTCAAAGTCCTACTGGGACCAGTTCAAAAAATCACCAGAGATGGTTGTAATGTTCCTGCCGGGTGAATCCTTCTTCAGCGCGGCCCTCGAACATGACCCGGCACTCATAGAGGACGGCAGCATCAAGAAGGTCATCCTTGCAACCCCGACCACATTCATCGCCCTGCTGAAGGCAATAGCCTATGGATGGCAACAGGCGGAACTCACAAAACATGCACAGGAAATCAGCAAACTCGGCAAGGAGCTCTACGAGAGGTTTGCCGTGGCAATGGAGCATTTCTCAAAGACAGGAACACACCTTGAAAAGGCGGTCGAGAGTTATAACTACGGGGTCAGGTCAGTGGAGTCAAGGCTGCTTCACTCTGTCCGGAGGTTCAAGGAACTCGGCATCTCCAGCAGGAAGGAAGTGCCGGTACTCGAAGAGATCGATGAACGGCCCAGGGGGATTGATATACCTGAATCGGTGTAG
- a CDS encoding ATP-binding cassette domain-containing protein, which produces MNLILKNISRTYDSHVALRDCSFSVNAGSFNAIIGPNGSGKSTLLRIASLLEAPDKGEVIYSDNRGAVKKDISLKRKIAVVLPGDSLFNDTVFSNVAYGLRIRGMDRHVVRDRVHNILERFKLSDKIYKNVRTLSSGEAQRTGVARALVINPAYLFLDEPTASLDPVNTEIIETALKEIKAGNGMTIIMITHNMFQARRLADRVAFIYGGCIIEEAESEKIFSSPGQDLTRRFVTGNMVW; this is translated from the coding sequence ATGAACCTGATACTGAAAAATATATCCAGGACCTATGACAGTCACGTTGCCTTGAGAGATTGCAGCTTTTCTGTTAATGCAGGCTCTTTTAACGCAATCATCGGTCCAAACGGAAGCGGAAAGTCCACTCTGCTCAGGATAGCCTCGCTCCTGGAGGCTCCGGATAAAGGAGAGGTCATATACAGCGATAACAGGGGGGCTGTAAAAAAGGATATTTCCCTGAAGAGAAAGATAGCTGTTGTGCTGCCGGGGGACTCACTTTTTAATGATACGGTTTTCAGTAATGTTGCCTACGGCCTGCGTATCAGGGGTATGGACAGGCATGTTGTCAGGGACAGGGTTCATAACATCCTGGAGAGGTTTAAACTTTCAGACAAGATATATAAAAACGTGCGAACCCTGTCATCAGGTGAGGCACAGCGTACTGGGGTAGCAAGGGCGCTGGTCATAAATCCTGCGTATCTCTTCCTTGATGAGCCCACGGCCTCGCTTGACCCTGTTAATACGGAGATTATTGAAACCGCACTGAAGGAGATCAAGGCCGGTAATGGAATGACCATTATAATGATAACCCACAATATGTTTCAGGCAAGGAGGCTTGCAGACAGGGTTGCCTTTATTTATGGAGGTTGTATTATTGAAGAGGCAGAGAGTGAAAAAATCTTTTCCAGCCCTGGTCAGGATCTGACGCGCAGGTTTGTTACAGGGAATATGGTCTGGTGA
- a CDS encoding ABC transporter permease, whose product MNEILSSFIKAFHLIASLDRELMEIIFLSLYVSGVAIAIASIAGIVCAYVLSFREFPVKGAFINILNTFMGLPPVVVGLFLYLMLSRSGPLGFMGLLYTPSAMIVAQTVLAFPIIAAMSYSSITSVRPNIRLAALGLGATEIQASVAVVKDARYGIISSVMAGLGRVMAEVGAVLIVGGNIAGYTRVMTTTIALEYDKGNFDLAIALGIILLLISLGINSAMYLFQRRVYR is encoded by the coding sequence ATGAACGAAATACTATCTTCTTTCATAAAGGCCTTTCACCTGATAGCCTCTCTGGATAGAGAGCTGATGGAGATTATATTTCTGTCGCTTTATGTCTCCGGCGTGGCCATTGCCATTGCATCCATTGCAGGGATTGTTTGTGCTTATGTTCTGTCATTCAGGGAGTTTCCCGTTAAGGGGGCTTTTATAAATATACTGAATACTTTTATGGGCCTGCCGCCGGTTGTGGTCGGGTTGTTCCTGTATCTGATGCTTTCAAGAAGTGGGCCGCTTGGTTTTATGGGGCTCCTCTATACGCCATCGGCAATGATTGTCGCCCAGACAGTGCTGGCCTTTCCCATAATAGCGGCGATGAGTTATTCATCCATTACATCTGTCAGGCCGAATATAAGGCTGGCAGCCCTTGGTCTCGGGGCCACGGAGATACAGGCATCAGTAGCTGTAGTGAAGGATGCAAGATACGGGATTATATCATCTGTAATGGCAGGTCTCGGCAGGGTGATGGCAGAGGTTGGAGCGGTTCTGATTGTAGGTGGAAACATTGCCGGGTATACGCGGGTGATGACAACAACCATAGCCCTTGAGTACGACAAGGGTAATTTTGATCTTGCAATAGCGCTCGGGATAATCCTGCTCTTGATCTCCCTGGGGATTAACTCTGCCATGTATCTGTTCCAGAGGAGGGTGTACAGGTAA
- a CDS encoding substrate-binding domain-containing protein, translating into MRLFRNAMLLVFMLSVLCVSTVAAGTRIRCASTTSTQNSGLFDYLLPIVEKETGIKVDVVAVGTGAALEIGKRGDADVLLVHAKDDELKLVKEGYFVNRHDVMYNDFIIVGPPDDPAGIMGVKSAVEAFGKISAAKVPFVSRGDNSGTNKKEMKIWKKAGMTPKGGRWYLEVGQGMGKTLRIANEKRAYTLTDRGTWLALKDRERLDLKILVEGDRMLFNQYGVMAVNPERHPYVKYSEAMKFIDFLVSEKGQKAIAAFRDSRGNQLFHPNAR; encoded by the coding sequence ATGAGATTATTCAGAAATGCCATGTTGCTGGTCTTTATGTTGTCTGTGTTATGCGTGAGCACAGTTGCTGCCGGGACAAGGATACGCTGTGCATCCACCACAAGCACCCAGAACTCAGGACTCTTTGATTATCTCCTGCCGATTGTGGAGAAGGAGACGGGTATAAAGGTGGATGTTGTGGCTGTCGGCACAGGGGCTGCACTGGAGATCGGCAAAAGGGGAGATGCCGATGTACTGCTTGTGCACGCAAAGGATGATGAGCTGAAACTCGTAAAGGAGGGCTATTTCGTAAATCGTCACGATGTTATGTACAACGATTTTATTATTGTCGGCCCTCCTGACGACCCGGCCGGGATTATGGGAGTCAAGTCTGCTGTTGAGGCGTTCGGAAAGATAAGTGCGGCCAAAGTGCCTTTTGTCTCAAGGGGAGATAACTCGGGGACCAACAAGAAGGAGATGAAGATATGGAAAAAGGCGGGTATGACCCCAAAGGGCGGCAGGTGGTATCTTGAGGTTGGTCAGGGGATGGGGAAGACCTTGAGGATCGCCAATGAGAAGAGGGCGTATACGCTTACTGACAGGGGGACATGGCTTGCACTGAAGGACAGGGAACGGCTTGATTTAAAGATACTGGTGGAGGGGGACAGGATGCTCTTTAACCAGTATGGTGTAATGGCGGTCAATCCGGAAAGACACCCGTATGTGAAGTACAGTGAAGCAATGAAGTTTATTGATTTTCTTGTTTCAGAGAAGGGGCAGAAGGCAATAGCTGCTTTCAGGGACTCCCGTGGGAATCAGCTCTTTCATCCGAATGCAAGGTGA
- a CDS encoding rubrerythrin family protein, with protein sequence MASLKGTRTEKNLLTSFAGESQARNRYTYFASKAKKEGYEQISAIFLETAENEKEHAKRFFKFLEGGEVEITAAFPAGVIGSTRENLKASAEGENFEHTKMYPEYARIADEEGFPAIAAAFRAIAAVESQHEKRYLSLLENIEKDRVFKRDTSEKWKCRNCGYIHEGTEAPEICPACEHPRSYYELFEENY encoded by the coding sequence ATGGCAAGTTTAAAAGGAACCAGAACAGAAAAGAATCTTCTGACATCCTTTGCAGGTGAATCACAGGCAAGGAACCGCTATACTTATTTTGCGTCAAAGGCTAAAAAGGAAGGATACGAACAGATATCAGCCATATTCCTGGAGACAGCGGAGAACGAAAAGGAGCACGCAAAGAGATTCTTCAAGTTCCTCGAAGGCGGTGAAGTAGAGATAACAGCAGCATTCCCGGCAGGCGTAATCGGAAGCACAAGGGAAAACCTCAAGGCATCGGCTGAGGGGGAAAACTTTGAGCATACAAAGATGTATCCCGAGTATGCCCGCATTGCTGATGAAGAGGGTTTCCCGGCAATTGCTGCAGCGTTCAGGGCGATAGCGGCTGTTGAGAGCCAACACGAGAAACGCTACCTGTCGCTACTTGAAAACATTGAGAAGGACAGGGTTTTTAAGCGGGACACCTCTGAAAAGTGGAAATGCAGGAACTGCGGCTACATACACGAAGGCACCGAGGCACCGGAAATATGCCCGGCATGTGAACATCCAAGGTCATACTATGAATTATTCGAAGAGAATTACTGA